One part of the Candidatus Poribacteria bacterium genome encodes these proteins:
- a CDS encoding transposase produces the protein MHLIFCLASILTDFRPLFNSQSFTLFITFIVGFITAPRSATVTEIYQAVRPQSGYHSLVKFLSRGKWDADVVAKHLIKLLQGCFANWVYVYDETQAIKTSDKQFGLHFFRNHRYHKRNRNQSKFHSGHQFGALGLLCSTVTETILFPVWVNLICPKTKRDSSNAVLKRICTHIPRGLIIFDRGFNRRKVFACVLKAGHHLLCRAKSNAVFYRLADVAKCPKRGRPKKYGKRLHLPYLRYATIDIDNKRYAIASVEALTKMCPQPVRLVVIRTRPKKAKSFRYFCVYTTDLNLEVAQIVRYYQKRWTIETAFRDVKQHFGFDQYRVKSKKSISRWVQLSFVAVCLTQLVFTIIANTSQPITVERVCQQLGIDWYRPKKLTRGLMVRYLRALITRRLFSATNAQKSKSPNIQQACDSDA, from the coding sequence ATGCACCTCATATTCTGCCTCGCGAGTATTTTAACCGATTTTCGTCCGTTATTCAACAGTCAAAGTTTCACCCTGTTTATCACATTTATTGTAGGGTTTATCACTGCCCCCCGCAGTGCGACAGTGACTGAGATTTATCAAGCAGTTCGACCGCAAAGCGGCTACCACTCTTTGGTGAAGTTCCTCTCTCGTGGCAAGTGGGACGCCGATGTGGTTGCTAAACATCTGATTAAGTTGCTGCAAGGGTGCTTTGCCAACTGGGTCTACGTTTACGATGAGACCCAAGCGATAAAGACATCAGACAAGCAATTTGGACTTCACTTTTTTAGAAATCATCGTTACCACAAGCGCAACAGAAATCAATCGAAGTTTCACTCAGGACATCAGTTTGGCGCATTGGGGTTGCTTTGTAGCACGGTTACGGAGACGATACTGTTTCCCGTTTGGGTGAACCTGATATGTCCCAAGACAAAGCGAGATAGCAGCAACGCTGTTCTGAAGCGGATATGCACGCACATTCCCCGTGGACTGATTATCTTTGACCGGGGGTTCAATCGGCGCAAAGTGTTTGCCTGTGTGCTGAAAGCCGGGCATCATCTGTTGTGTCGTGCCAAGTCCAATGCGGTCTTCTATCGATTGGCTGATGTGGCTAAGTGTCCCAAACGGGGACGCCCCAAGAAGTATGGCAAACGCTTACACCTGCCATATCTACGGTATGCAACGATTGACATTGACAACAAACGGTATGCCATCGCATCGGTAGAAGCACTTACGAAAATGTGTCCACAGCCGGTGCGTCTAGTGGTGATACGAACCCGACCCAAAAAAGCGAAGTCGTTTCGATACTTCTGTGTGTACACCACTGACTTGAATCTGGAGGTAGCTCAGATTGTCCGATATTATCAGAAAAGATGGACCATTGAGACCGCTTTTCGCGACGTTAAACAACACTTCGGGTTTGACCAATATCGGGTCAAATCCAAAAAAAGCATCAGTCGATGGGTACAACTCAGTTTTGTCGCTGTTTGTCTGACCCAATTGGTCTTTACCATCATTGCTAACACAAGCCAGCCAATAACCGTCGAGCGGGTGTGTCAGCAATTGGGTATTGATTGGTATCGACCTAAGAAGTTGACACGCGGATTGATGGTCCGCTATCTACGCGCTTTAATTACCAGACGACTATTTTCTGCGACAAATGCTCAAAAAAGTAAATCGCCTAATATTCAGCAAGCTTGTGATAGTGACGCATGA
- a CDS encoding zinc ribbon domain-containing protein yields MPTYEYKCLDCGIQFDRFQSITEDPIQECPECSGQTKRLIGAGAGLIFKGSGFYITDYRSEGYKESAKKDKDSSASGDGDSKSGDSKSGDSKSSDSKPSKTESSNTSKSTSDASA; encoded by the coding sequence ATGCCGACATACGAATATAAATGCCTGGATTGTGGTATCCAATTTGATCGGTTTCAAAGTATCACCGAAGATCCCATCCAGGAGTGTCCCGAATGTTCAGGTCAGACCAAGCGGTTAATTGGTGCCGGTGCCGGGCTGATTTTTAAGGGTTCCGGCTTCTACATCACAGACTATCGCAGTGAGGGGTACAAGGAGAGCGCGAAAAAAGACAAAGACTCGTCAGCGAGCGGAGACGGGGATAGCAAAAGTGGCGATAGCAAAAGCGGGGACAGCAAGAGCAGCGATTCTAAACCTAGCAAGACGGAGAGCAGTAACACTTCCAAATCGACTTCAGATGCAAGCGCTTGA